The Enterobacter huaxiensis sequence CTGCATCCAGGTTTTCCGGCACGCCGGTGTAGTAGAGCGTCTGGTTGTGGATCACTACGTCAGACCAGCGGGCTTCGGCATCAATGCGCACAATTGTCATAAACCTTTCCTCGTTATTTTTTATCTCAGGCGGCAAGACTGCCATATTGTGCTGCCGTCGTCACTATTTGGGGTGGCACAGGACGTGATGGACTGACATAATCCCTGTGCAAAAATACAGTGAGAGAGCACAGTGGCAGACGATTTTTCCCCTGAAGGTCAATTAGCAAAGGCGATCCCCGGCTTTAAGCCGCGTGAGCCTCAGCGACAGATGGCGCACGCCGTTGCCCGCGCCATCGACAAGGCTCAGCCGCTGGTGGTTGAGGCCGGAACCGGCACGGGTAAAACCTATGCTTACCTGGCCCCGGCGCTGCGTGCAAAGAAGAAGGTGATCATCTCGACCGGGTCGAAAGCGCTGCAGGACCAGCTCTACAGCCGTGATTTACCCACGGTGGCGAAGGCGCTGAAATACAAGGGCCGTCTGGCGCTACTGAAGGGGCGCTCTAACTATCTCTGCCTTGAGCGTCTTGAGCAGCAGGCGCTGGCGGGCGGCGACCTGCCGGTGCAAACCCTGAGCGACGTCATTATCCTTCGGTCATGGGCGAACCAGACCGTAGAGGGTGATATCAGTACCTGTGCGAGCGTGGCGGAAGACTCGCCCGCCTGGCCGCTGGTCACCAGCACCAACGACAACTGCCTCGGCAGCGACTGCCCGCTGTATAAAGACTGTTTTGTGGTGAAAGCGCGTAAAACCGCCATGGATGCGGACGTGGTGGTAGTGAACCACCATCTTTTCCTCGCCGACATGGTGGTTAAAGACAGCGGCTTTGGTGAACTCATCCCCGAAGCTGACGTGATGATCTTCGATGAAGCGCACCAGCTCCCGGATATTGCCAGCCAGTATTTCGGCCAGTCGCTTTCCAGCCGCCAGCTGCAGGATCTGGCGAAAGATTTCACCATTGCCTATCGCACCGAACTCAAAGATACCCAGCAGCTGCAGAAGTGCGCTGACCGTCTGGCGCAAAGCGCGCAGGATTTTCGCCTGCAGCTCGGCGAGCCGGGCTATCGCGGCAACCTGCGCGAGCTGCTGGCGGACAAAAATATCCAGCGCGCGCTGCTGCTTCTCGATGATGCGCTCGAGCTTTGTTACGACGTGGCGAAGCTGTCGCTCGGACGCTCCGCGCTGCTGGATGCCGCCTTCGAGCGCGCCACGCTCTATCGCGGGCGCCTCAAGCGGCTGAAAGAAATTAACCAGCCGGGCTTCAGCTACTGGTATGAATGCACCTCGCGCCACTTCACGCTGGCCCTGACGCCGCTGACGGTGGCGGATAAATTTAAAGAGGTGATGGCGCAAAAGCCGGGCAGCTGGGTTTTCACCTCCGCCACGCTGTCGGTGAATGACGATCTGCACCACTTTACCGAACGTCTGGGCATTGAGCAGGCGGAGTCGCTGCTTCTGCCAAGCCCGTTTGATTATGAAAAGCAGGCGCTCCTCTGCGTTCCGCGCAACCTGCCGTTGCCGAATCAGCCCGGCGCGGCCCGCCATCTGGCGGCGATGCTAAAACCGATGATCGAGGCCAACAATGGCCGCTGCTTTATGCTCTGCACCTCGCACGCCATGATGCGCGACCTGGCCGAACAGTTCCGCGCCACCATGACGCTGCCGGTACTGCTGCAGGGGGAAACGAGCAAGGGCCAGCTGCTACAGCAGTTTGTCACCGCCGGAAATGCCCTGTTAGTCGCAACCAGCAGCTTCTGGGAAGGCGTAGACGTGCGGGGGGATGCGCTCTCCCTGGTGATCATCGATAAACTGCCGTTCACCTCGCCTGAAGATCCGCTGCTGAAGGCGCGGATGGAAGACTGCCGTCTGCGCGGCGGCGATCCGTTCGACGAGGTCCAGCTGCCGGATGCGGTCATTACCCTTAAGCAAGGGGTAGGGCGCTTGATCCGTGACGTCACCGATCGCGGCGTGCTGGTGATCTGCGACAACAGGCTGGTCATGCGCCCCTACGGCGCCACCTTCCTGGCAAGCCTGCCGCCCGCCCCGCGCACGCGGGACATTAAACGCGCGGTGCGTTTCCTGGCGAACCCAACGGCGGAGTAATTTGCCCCGGAGTGTGCTAAGATGCGCGCCATTTTGTGACTGACCATTGCGAGAGCGCGACGACTGATGCGAATTCTGGCTATTGATACCGCTACAGAGGCCTGTTCCGTAGCCCTGTGGAACGACGGTGCTATCTCTGCTCATTTCGAAGAGTGCCCACGGGAACACACCCAGCGTATTCTGCCCCTGGTGAAATCTATCCTGACCGAGGGCGGCACCGCCTTAACCGACCTTTACGCGCTGGCCTATGGCCGCGGCCCCGGCAGCTTTACCGGCGTCCGTATCGGGATCGGCATTGCGCAGGGGCTGGCCCTCGGCGCAGCGCTGCCGATGATCGGCGTCTCTACGCTGGCGACCATGGCGCAGGGTGCCTGGCGCATGACCGGGGCGACCCGCGTGCTGGCGGCTATCGATGCGCGCATGGGAGAAGTTTACTGGGCGGAATATACCCGTGATGAAAACGGCGTCTGGCACGGCGAAGAGACCGAAGCCGTGCTCAAGCCCGAAGCGGTCACCGAACGCCTGAAGCAGCTTTCGGGCGAGTGGGCGACGGTAGGCACAGGCTGGCCGGCGTGGCCGGATATGGCGAACGACACGGGCGTCACGCTGACAGACGGCAACATGCTTTTGCCCGCTGCGGAAGATATGCTCCCGATAGCGTGTCAGCTGCTTGCGGCGGGAAAAACCGTGGTGGTTGAACAGGCTGAGCCAGTTTATTTGCGAAACACGGTTGCCTGGAAGAAACTTCCGGGCCGCGAGTGAATCTCAGTAACAGGAACTGAGAAAAAGGAGTCGCATCATGGCGGTTCAGACTAAAGTTGTACGCCTTTTATTGGCAGGCGCCGTTGCCATAGCACTGAGCGGGTGCGTTACCGTTCCTGATGCGATTCAGGGCAGCAGCCCTACGCCACAGCAGGATCTGGTGCGCGTAATGAATGCGCCTGAGCTGTACGTGGGTCAGGAAGCGCGCTTTGGCGGTAAGGTACTCGATGTACAAAACCAGCAGGGGAAAACCCGCCTGGAGATTGCGACAGTGCCGCTGGACAGCGGCGCGCGTCCCGTACTGGGTGAAGCCTCCCGTGGGCGCATTTATGCGGACGTGAGCGGTTTCCTTGACCCGGTCGATTTCCGCGGGCAGCTGGTGACCGTCGTCGGACCCATTACCGGAACGGTGCCGGGCAAAATTGGCAATACGCCGTATAAATTTATGACCATGCAGGTGAACGGCTACAAGCGCTGGCGGATAGCACAGCAGATTGTGATGCCACCGCAGCCTATCGATCCGTGGATGTGGGGCCCTCATCCCTATCGTTCCGGCTATCCCGGCTGGGGCTGGTATAACCCAGGTCCTGCACAGGTTCAAACAATCGTAACTGAGTAACTTACTGTTATTGTTAGGAAAGAGACAGCGGCTCAGCCGCTGTCTCTGTTTTTTTACGGATAGAACGAAAAAAAAGAGTGACGCGCTTCGCAACCTGTAATCTGAACAATTAATAAACTGGTACGCTGAGTTAATATAATGTTAACAAACTGTTTATTATCGGGGCTGTGATGACGACGAACACTCATTTCAGAGGTGATGCATTGAAGAAGGTTTGGCTCAACCGTTATCCCGCAGATGTGCCTGCGGAGATCAATCCTGACCGTTATCAATCCCTGGTTGAATTATTTGAACACTCGGTTCGGCGCTATGCTGACCAGCCCGCATTCGTGAACATGGGTGAGGTCATGACCTTCCGTAAGCTGGAAGAGCGCAGCCGGGCGTTTGCTGCTTATCTACAGGAAGGGCTGGGGCTGCAAAAAGGGGACCGCGTCGCGCTGATGATGCCGAACCTGCTGCAATACCCGGTCGCGCTGTTTGGCATCCTGCGAGCGGGCAT is a genomic window containing:
- a CDS encoding Slp family lipoprotein gives rise to the protein MAVQTKVVRLLLAGAVAIALSGCVTVPDAIQGSSPTPQQDLVRVMNAPELYVGQEARFGGKVLDVQNQQGKTRLEIATVPLDSGARPVLGEASRGRIYADVSGFLDPVDFRGQLVTVVGPITGTVPGKIGNTPYKFMTMQVNGYKRWRIAQQIVMPPQPIDPWMWGPHPYRSGYPGWGWYNPGPAQVQTIVTE
- a CDS encoding ATP-dependent DNA helicase; protein product: MADDFSPEGQLAKAIPGFKPREPQRQMAHAVARAIDKAQPLVVEAGTGTGKTYAYLAPALRAKKKVIISTGSKALQDQLYSRDLPTVAKALKYKGRLALLKGRSNYLCLERLEQQALAGGDLPVQTLSDVIILRSWANQTVEGDISTCASVAEDSPAWPLVTSTNDNCLGSDCPLYKDCFVVKARKTAMDADVVVVNHHLFLADMVVKDSGFGELIPEADVMIFDEAHQLPDIASQYFGQSLSSRQLQDLAKDFTIAYRTELKDTQQLQKCADRLAQSAQDFRLQLGEPGYRGNLRELLADKNIQRALLLLDDALELCYDVAKLSLGRSALLDAAFERATLYRGRLKRLKEINQPGFSYWYECTSRHFTLALTPLTVADKFKEVMAQKPGSWVFTSATLSVNDDLHHFTERLGIEQAESLLLPSPFDYEKQALLCVPRNLPLPNQPGAARHLAAMLKPMIEANNGRCFMLCTSHAMMRDLAEQFRATMTLPVLLQGETSKGQLLQQFVTAGNALLVATSSFWEGVDVRGDALSLVIIDKLPFTSPEDPLLKARMEDCRLRGGDPFDEVQLPDAVITLKQGVGRLIRDVTDRGVLVICDNRLVMRPYGATFLASLPPAPRTRDIKRAVRFLANPTAE
- the tsaB gene encoding tRNA (adenosine(37)-N6)-threonylcarbamoyltransferase complex dimerization subunit type 1 TsaB; protein product: MRILAIDTATEACSVALWNDGAISAHFEECPREHTQRILPLVKSILTEGGTALTDLYALAYGRGPGSFTGVRIGIGIAQGLALGAALPMIGVSTLATMAQGAWRMTGATRVLAAIDARMGEVYWAEYTRDENGVWHGEETEAVLKPEAVTERLKQLSGEWATVGTGWPAWPDMANDTGVTLTDGNMLLPAAEDMLPIACQLLAAGKTVVVEQAEPVYLRNTVAWKKLPGRE